The Pungitius pungitius chromosome 8, fPunPun2.1, whole genome shotgun sequence genome has a window encoding:
- the LOC119229470 gene encoding poly(rC)-binding protein 2-like isoform X1: MCFSLSTALNSMLTYLFEWFSKETSFQMENQSHLGDQRSQFCTDDQVAVMDSGVIEGGLNVTLTIRLLMHGKEVGSIIGKKGESVKKMREESGARINISEGNCPERIITLAGPTTAIFKGFSMIIEKLEEDISSSMTNSTATSKPPVTLRIVVPASQCGSLIGKGGCKIKEIRESTGAQVQVAGDMLPNSTERAITIAGTPQSIIECVKQICVVMLESPPKGVTIPYRPKPSGSPVIFAGGQAYAVQGQHAMPQPDSSSAAISPQLTKLHQLAMQQSPFPIAPSNQGFTGMDASAQNSSHEMTIPNDLIGCIIGRQGAKINEIRQMSGAQIKIANPVDGSTDRQVTITGAPASISLAEYLINASVESSKPPPSSLNPEQTSLCSPSTSTTATTTTTTTTTTSSAAISSSSSSSSSSSSCVVPPSASIPLSLLAPGPPPPSSSSSSSSSTDFLLPSSPACVSSLLSLKPLPLLALHVVSGASNPAHSIPAEPKIAPELSSKSKRRRLSPY, encoded by the exons ATGTGTTTTTCCCTTAGCACGGCGCTCAACTCAATGCTAACGTACTTATTTGAATG GTTCAGTAAGGAAACATCTTTTCAAATGGAAAACCAG AGCCATCTCGGTGACCAAAGATCTCAGTTCTGTACTGACGACCAGGTTGCAGTAATGGACTCCGGTGTGATTGAAGGAGGGCTCAATGTCACCCTTACCATTAGGCTGCTCATGCATGGCAAG GAGGTCGGAAGTATAATTGGAAAG AAAGGTGAATCTGTGAAGAAGATGAGAGAAGAG AGCGGTGCTCGCATCAACATCTCGGAGGGCAATTGTCCGGAGAGGATCATTACTTTGGCAGGTCCAACCACTGCCATCTTTAAAGGATTCTCCATGATCATTGAGAAGCTGGAAGAG gatATAAGCAGCTCAATGACAAACAGCACAGCAACCAGCAAGCCCCCCGTGACCCTACGCATCGTGGTGCCCGCCAGTCAGTGTGGCTCCCTCATCGGGAAAGGTGGCTGCAAGATCAAGGAAATTCGAGAA TCAACTGGCGCTCAGGTACAAGTGGCGGGTGACATGCTCCCCAACTCCACAGAGCGAGCCATCACCATTGCTGGTACCCCCCAGTCGATAATTGAGTGTGTAAAGCAGATCTGTGTGGTCATGCTTGAG TCTCCCCCTAAGGGGGTCACTATCCCCTACCGACCCAAGCCTTCAGGTTCCCCCGTCATCTTCGCAGGCGGACAG gcGTATGCTGTACAAGGACAGCATGCGATGCCACAGCCAGAT TCTTCCTCTGCTGCTATCTCTCCACAGCTCACCAAGCTTCACCAGCTGGCCATGCAGCAGAGCCCCTTCCCCATCGCACCAAGCAACCAGGGTTTCACTG GGATGGATGCTTCTGCTCAGAACAGTTCCCATGAAATGACCATTCCAAATGAT CTCATCGGATGCATCATCGGCCGCCAGGGAGCCAAGATCAACGAGATCAGGCAAATGTCGGGCGCCCAGATCAAGATTGCGAATCCAGTAGATGGATCGACCGACCGCCAGGTCACCATCACCGGCGCGCCGGCCAGCATCAGTCTGGCGGAGTACCTCATCAACGCCAG TGTAGAGTCCTCTaaacctcctccctcctccttgaaCCCTGAACAGACCAGCCTGTGCTCTCCCTCCACctctactactgctactaccaccactactactactaccaccacctcctctgctgctatctcttcctcctcctcctcctcctcctcctcttcctcctgtgtgGTGCCCCCCTCAGCCTCCATCCCTCTGTCCTTGTTGGCTCCAGggccgcctcctccctcctcttcctcctcctcttcctcctccactgatTTCCTGCTCCCCAGCTCTCCTGCCTGTGTGTCCAGTCTCCTCAGTCTcaagcccctccctctcctggcCCTCCATGTTGTCAGTGGGGCCAGTAACCCCGCACACTCCATACCCGCTGAGCCCAAAATTGCCCCAGAGCTGAGCTCCAAGTCTAAACGGCGAAGGCTTTCCCCTTACTAA
- the LOC119229470 gene encoding poly(rC)-binding protein 2-like isoform X2, which produces MCFSLSTALNSMLTYLFEWFSKETSFQMENQSHLGDQRSQFCTDDQVAVMDSGVIEGGLNVTLTIRLLMHGKEVGSIIGKKGESVKKMREESGARINISEGNCPERIITLAGPTTAIFKGFSMIIEKLEEDISSSMTNSTATSKPPVTLRIVVPASQCGSLIGKGGCKIKEIRESTGAQVQVAGDMLPNSTERAITIAGTPQSIIECVKQICVVMLESPPKGVTIPYRPKPSGSPVIFAGGQAYAVQGQHAMPQPDLTKLHQLAMQQSPFPIAPSNQGFTGMDASAQNSSHEMTIPNDLIGCIIGRQGAKINEIRQMSGAQIKIANPVDGSTDRQVTITGAPASISLAEYLINASVESSKPPPSSLNPEQTSLCSPSTSTTATTTTTTTTTTSSAAISSSSSSSSSSSSCVVPPSASIPLSLLAPGPPPPSSSSSSSSSTDFLLPSSPACVSSLLSLKPLPLLALHVVSGASNPAHSIPAEPKIAPELSSKSKRRRLSPY; this is translated from the exons ATGTGTTTTTCCCTTAGCACGGCGCTCAACTCAATGCTAACGTACTTATTTGAATG GTTCAGTAAGGAAACATCTTTTCAAATGGAAAACCAG AGCCATCTCGGTGACCAAAGATCTCAGTTCTGTACTGACGACCAGGTTGCAGTAATGGACTCCGGTGTGATTGAAGGAGGGCTCAATGTCACCCTTACCATTAGGCTGCTCATGCATGGCAAG GAGGTCGGAAGTATAATTGGAAAG AAAGGTGAATCTGTGAAGAAGATGAGAGAAGAG AGCGGTGCTCGCATCAACATCTCGGAGGGCAATTGTCCGGAGAGGATCATTACTTTGGCAGGTCCAACCACTGCCATCTTTAAAGGATTCTCCATGATCATTGAGAAGCTGGAAGAG gatATAAGCAGCTCAATGACAAACAGCACAGCAACCAGCAAGCCCCCCGTGACCCTACGCATCGTGGTGCCCGCCAGTCAGTGTGGCTCCCTCATCGGGAAAGGTGGCTGCAAGATCAAGGAAATTCGAGAA TCAACTGGCGCTCAGGTACAAGTGGCGGGTGACATGCTCCCCAACTCCACAGAGCGAGCCATCACCATTGCTGGTACCCCCCAGTCGATAATTGAGTGTGTAAAGCAGATCTGTGTGGTCATGCTTGAG TCTCCCCCTAAGGGGGTCACTATCCCCTACCGACCCAAGCCTTCAGGTTCCCCCGTCATCTTCGCAGGCGGACAG gcGTATGCTGTACAAGGACAGCATGCGATGCCACAGCCAGAT CTCACCAAGCTTCACCAGCTGGCCATGCAGCAGAGCCCCTTCCCCATCGCACCAAGCAACCAGGGTTTCACTG GGATGGATGCTTCTGCTCAGAACAGTTCCCATGAAATGACCATTCCAAATGAT CTCATCGGATGCATCATCGGCCGCCAGGGAGCCAAGATCAACGAGATCAGGCAAATGTCGGGCGCCCAGATCAAGATTGCGAATCCAGTAGATGGATCGACCGACCGCCAGGTCACCATCACCGGCGCGCCGGCCAGCATCAGTCTGGCGGAGTACCTCATCAACGCCAG TGTAGAGTCCTCTaaacctcctccctcctccttgaaCCCTGAACAGACCAGCCTGTGCTCTCCCTCCACctctactactgctactaccaccactactactactaccaccacctcctctgctgctatctcttcctcctcctcctcctcctcctcctcttcctcctgtgtgGTGCCCCCCTCAGCCTCCATCCCTCTGTCCTTGTTGGCTCCAGggccgcctcctccctcctcttcctcctcctcttcctcctccactgatTTCCTGCTCCCCAGCTCTCCTGCCTGTGTGTCCAGTCTCCTCAGTCTcaagcccctccctctcctggcCCTCCATGTTGTCAGTGGGGCCAGTAACCCCGCACACTCCATACCCGCTGAGCCCAAAATTGCCCCAGAGCTGAGCTCCAAGTCTAAACGGCGAAGGCTTTCCCCTTACTAA
- the LOC119229470 gene encoding poly(rC)-binding protein 2-like isoform X5, which produces MCFSLSTALNSMLTYLFEWFSKETSFQMENQSHLGDQRSQFCTDDQVAVMDSGVIEGGLNVTLTIRLLMHGKEVGSIIGKKGESVKKMREESGARINISEGNCPERIITLAGPTTAIFKGFSMIIEKLEEDISSSMTNSTATSKPPVTLRIVVPASQCGSLIGKGGCKIKEIRESTGAQVQVAGDMLPNSTERAITIAGTPQSIIECVKQICVVMLESPPKGVTIPYRPKPSGSPVIFAGGQAYAVQGQHAMPQPDLTKLHQLAMQQSPFPIAPSNQGFTGMDASAQNSSHEMTIPNDLIGCIIGRQGAKINEIRQMSGAQIKIANPVDGSTDRQVTITGAPASISLAEYLINARLSSEATGLAAN; this is translated from the exons ATGTGTTTTTCCCTTAGCACGGCGCTCAACTCAATGCTAACGTACTTATTTGAATG GTTCAGTAAGGAAACATCTTTTCAAATGGAAAACCAG AGCCATCTCGGTGACCAAAGATCTCAGTTCTGTACTGACGACCAGGTTGCAGTAATGGACTCCGGTGTGATTGAAGGAGGGCTCAATGTCACCCTTACCATTAGGCTGCTCATGCATGGCAAG GAGGTCGGAAGTATAATTGGAAAG AAAGGTGAATCTGTGAAGAAGATGAGAGAAGAG AGCGGTGCTCGCATCAACATCTCGGAGGGCAATTGTCCGGAGAGGATCATTACTTTGGCAGGTCCAACCACTGCCATCTTTAAAGGATTCTCCATGATCATTGAGAAGCTGGAAGAG gatATAAGCAGCTCAATGACAAACAGCACAGCAACCAGCAAGCCCCCCGTGACCCTACGCATCGTGGTGCCCGCCAGTCAGTGTGGCTCCCTCATCGGGAAAGGTGGCTGCAAGATCAAGGAAATTCGAGAA TCAACTGGCGCTCAGGTACAAGTGGCGGGTGACATGCTCCCCAACTCCACAGAGCGAGCCATCACCATTGCTGGTACCCCCCAGTCGATAATTGAGTGTGTAAAGCAGATCTGTGTGGTCATGCTTGAG TCTCCCCCTAAGGGGGTCACTATCCCCTACCGACCCAAGCCTTCAGGTTCCCCCGTCATCTTCGCAGGCGGACAG gcGTATGCTGTACAAGGACAGCATGCGATGCCACAGCCAGAT CTCACCAAGCTTCACCAGCTGGCCATGCAGCAGAGCCCCTTCCCCATCGCACCAAGCAACCAGGGTTTCACTG GGATGGATGCTTCTGCTCAGAACAGTTCCCATGAAATGACCATTCCAAATGAT CTCATCGGATGCATCATCGGCCGCCAGGGAGCCAAGATCAACGAGATCAGGCAAATGTCGGGCGCCCAGATCAAGATTGCGAATCCAGTAGATGGATCGACCGACCGCCAGGTCACCATCACCGGCGCGCCGGCCAGCATCAGTCTGGCGGAGTACCTCATCAACGCCAG gcTTTCCTCTGAGGCCACAGGACTGGCAGCCAACTGA
- the LOC119229470 gene encoding poly(rC)-binding protein 2-like isoform X4, with the protein MCFSLSTALNSMLTYLFEWFSKETSFQMENQSHLGDQRSQFCTDDQVAVMDSGVIEGGLNVTLTIRLLMHGKEVGSIIGKKGESVKKMREESGARINISEGNCPERIITLAGPTTAIFKGFSMIIEKLEEDISSSMTNSTATSKPPVTLRIVVPASQCGSLIGKGGCKIKEIRESTGAQVQVAGDMLPNSTERAITIAGTPQSIIECVKQICVVMLESPPKGVTIPYRPKPSGSPVIFAGGQAYAVQGQHAMPQPDSSSAAISPQLTKLHQLAMQQSPFPIAPSNQGFTGMDASAQNSSHEMTIPNDLIGCIIGRQGAKINEIRQMSGAQIKIANPVDGSTDRQVTITGAPASISLAEYLINARLSSEATGLAAN; encoded by the exons ATGTGTTTTTCCCTTAGCACGGCGCTCAACTCAATGCTAACGTACTTATTTGAATG GTTCAGTAAGGAAACATCTTTTCAAATGGAAAACCAG AGCCATCTCGGTGACCAAAGATCTCAGTTCTGTACTGACGACCAGGTTGCAGTAATGGACTCCGGTGTGATTGAAGGAGGGCTCAATGTCACCCTTACCATTAGGCTGCTCATGCATGGCAAG GAGGTCGGAAGTATAATTGGAAAG AAAGGTGAATCTGTGAAGAAGATGAGAGAAGAG AGCGGTGCTCGCATCAACATCTCGGAGGGCAATTGTCCGGAGAGGATCATTACTTTGGCAGGTCCAACCACTGCCATCTTTAAAGGATTCTCCATGATCATTGAGAAGCTGGAAGAG gatATAAGCAGCTCAATGACAAACAGCACAGCAACCAGCAAGCCCCCCGTGACCCTACGCATCGTGGTGCCCGCCAGTCAGTGTGGCTCCCTCATCGGGAAAGGTGGCTGCAAGATCAAGGAAATTCGAGAA TCAACTGGCGCTCAGGTACAAGTGGCGGGTGACATGCTCCCCAACTCCACAGAGCGAGCCATCACCATTGCTGGTACCCCCCAGTCGATAATTGAGTGTGTAAAGCAGATCTGTGTGGTCATGCTTGAG TCTCCCCCTAAGGGGGTCACTATCCCCTACCGACCCAAGCCTTCAGGTTCCCCCGTCATCTTCGCAGGCGGACAG gcGTATGCTGTACAAGGACAGCATGCGATGCCACAGCCAGAT TCTTCCTCTGCTGCTATCTCTCCACAGCTCACCAAGCTTCACCAGCTGGCCATGCAGCAGAGCCCCTTCCCCATCGCACCAAGCAACCAGGGTTTCACTG GGATGGATGCTTCTGCTCAGAACAGTTCCCATGAAATGACCATTCCAAATGAT CTCATCGGATGCATCATCGGCCGCCAGGGAGCCAAGATCAACGAGATCAGGCAAATGTCGGGCGCCCAGATCAAGATTGCGAATCCAGTAGATGGATCGACCGACCGCCAGGTCACCATCACCGGCGCGCCGGCCAGCATCAGTCTGGCGGAGTACCTCATCAACGCCAG gcTTTCCTCTGAGGCCACAGGACTGGCAGCCAACTGA
- the LOC119229470 gene encoding poly(rC)-binding protein 2-like isoform X3, whose protein sequence is MENQSHLGDQRSQFCTDDQVAVMDSGVIEGGLNVTLTIRLLMHGKEVGSIIGKKGESVKKMREESGARINISEGNCPERIITLAGPTTAIFKGFSMIIEKLEEDISSSMTNSTATSKPPVTLRIVVPASQCGSLIGKGGCKIKEIRESTGAQVQVAGDMLPNSTERAITIAGTPQSIIECVKQICVVMLESPPKGVTIPYRPKPSGSPVIFAGGQAYAVQGQHAMPQPDSSSAAISPQLTKLHQLAMQQSPFPIAPSNQGFTGMDASAQNSSHEMTIPNDLIGCIIGRQGAKINEIRQMSGAQIKIANPVDGSTDRQVTITGAPASISLAEYLINASVESSKPPPSSLNPEQTSLCSPSTSTTATTTTTTTTTTSSAAISSSSSSSSSSSSCVVPPSASIPLSLLAPGPPPPSSSSSSSSSTDFLLPSSPACVSSLLSLKPLPLLALHVVSGASNPAHSIPAEPKIAPELSSKSKRRRLSPY, encoded by the exons ATGGAAAACCAG AGCCATCTCGGTGACCAAAGATCTCAGTTCTGTACTGACGACCAGGTTGCAGTAATGGACTCCGGTGTGATTGAAGGAGGGCTCAATGTCACCCTTACCATTAGGCTGCTCATGCATGGCAAG GAGGTCGGAAGTATAATTGGAAAG AAAGGTGAATCTGTGAAGAAGATGAGAGAAGAG AGCGGTGCTCGCATCAACATCTCGGAGGGCAATTGTCCGGAGAGGATCATTACTTTGGCAGGTCCAACCACTGCCATCTTTAAAGGATTCTCCATGATCATTGAGAAGCTGGAAGAG gatATAAGCAGCTCAATGACAAACAGCACAGCAACCAGCAAGCCCCCCGTGACCCTACGCATCGTGGTGCCCGCCAGTCAGTGTGGCTCCCTCATCGGGAAAGGTGGCTGCAAGATCAAGGAAATTCGAGAA TCAACTGGCGCTCAGGTACAAGTGGCGGGTGACATGCTCCCCAACTCCACAGAGCGAGCCATCACCATTGCTGGTACCCCCCAGTCGATAATTGAGTGTGTAAAGCAGATCTGTGTGGTCATGCTTGAG TCTCCCCCTAAGGGGGTCACTATCCCCTACCGACCCAAGCCTTCAGGTTCCCCCGTCATCTTCGCAGGCGGACAG gcGTATGCTGTACAAGGACAGCATGCGATGCCACAGCCAGAT TCTTCCTCTGCTGCTATCTCTCCACAGCTCACCAAGCTTCACCAGCTGGCCATGCAGCAGAGCCCCTTCCCCATCGCACCAAGCAACCAGGGTTTCACTG GGATGGATGCTTCTGCTCAGAACAGTTCCCATGAAATGACCATTCCAAATGAT CTCATCGGATGCATCATCGGCCGCCAGGGAGCCAAGATCAACGAGATCAGGCAAATGTCGGGCGCCCAGATCAAGATTGCGAATCCAGTAGATGGATCGACCGACCGCCAGGTCACCATCACCGGCGCGCCGGCCAGCATCAGTCTGGCGGAGTACCTCATCAACGCCAG TGTAGAGTCCTCTaaacctcctccctcctccttgaaCCCTGAACAGACCAGCCTGTGCTCTCCCTCCACctctactactgctactaccaccactactactactaccaccacctcctctgctgctatctcttcctcctcctcctcctcctcctcctcttcctcctgtgtgGTGCCCCCCTCAGCCTCCATCCCTCTGTCCTTGTTGGCTCCAGggccgcctcctccctcctcttcctcctcctcttcctcctccactgatTTCCTGCTCCCCAGCTCTCCTGCCTGTGTGTCCAGTCTCCTCAGTCTcaagcccctccctctcctggcCCTCCATGTTGTCAGTGGGGCCAGTAACCCCGCACACTCCATACCCGCTGAGCCCAAAATTGCCCCAGAGCTGAGCTCCAAGTCTAAACGGCGAAGGCTTTCCCCTTACTAA